A region of Nerophis ophidion isolate RoL-2023_Sa linkage group LG28, RoL_Noph_v1.0, whole genome shotgun sequence DNA encodes the following proteins:
- the erich2 gene encoding glutamate-rich protein 2 — MQTGNENQTEDDLQVPLGLKIEFLRALKAKDLQRARSLCQMILLYEPHHPEASEFLPLIQKKLLQEQEEADQGSGDSDQDDVDSGSDGESAESSSSSQTSDEEQEKIN; from the exons ATGCAAACCGGGAATGAAAACCAAACCGAGGACGACCTTCAAGTTCCCCTGGGGCTGAAAATTGAG TTCCTCAGAGCTTTGAAGGCCAAAGACCTCCAGCGGGCGAGGAGCCTGTGTCAGATGA TTCTCCTCTATGAACCACACCATCCTGAAGCTTCAGAGTTCCTTCCTCTCATCCAGAAGAAGCTGCTCCAAG AGCAAGAAGAGGCGGACCAGGGCAGTGGCGATAGTGATCAGGACGATGTTGACTCTGGAAGTGACGGAGAATCGGCGGAGAGTTCGAGCTCATCCCAAACATCTGATGAGGAGCAGGAGAAGATCAACTAA